The following proteins are encoded in a genomic region of Bradyrhizobium sp. SK17:
- a CDS encoding AtpZ/AtpI family protein, producing MAENTNDGASGSRDQSPPDEAALSARLGSLDHRLSEIRDSRRNKTDQSGTESGDSAARASAMALGFRLSSELIAGVAVGAAIGWGFDRLLSTSPFGFIVLTLLGFVAGVVNVVRSAGVASGKR from the coding sequence ATGGCTGAAAACACCAACGACGGCGCAAGTGGAAGTCGCGATCAATCGCCTCCTGACGAAGCTGCGCTTTCCGCAAGGCTCGGAAGTCTCGATCATCGGTTGTCAGAAATTCGCGACAGCCGCAGGAACAAGACTGATCAATCCGGTACAGAAAGCGGGGACAGTGCCGCCAGAGCTTCGGCGATGGCGCTCGGTTTTCGTCTTTCCTCGGAGCTGATCGCGGGCGTTGCCGTCGGAGCGGCGATTGGCTGGGGGTTCGACCGTTTGCTGTCGACGTCGCCATTCGGCTTCATCGTGTTAACGCTGCTCGGCTTCGTCGCCGGCGTGGTCAACGTGGTGAGGTCCGCGGGCGTGGCCTCGGGCAAGCGCTGA
- a CDS encoding F0F1 ATP synthase subunit A produces the protein MKIDPIHQFNIEPLFTLGHIGNHTIAFTNSSLYMFIAVLLIALLMLASGRELVPGRLQSVAEISYEFVATTIRSTAGSEGMKFFPLIFSLFMFLCVSNLVGVIPYTFTIASHLIVTAALALLVFFTVLIYGVYKNGLKFFSIFVPHGVPIYILPLVMFIEILSFFLRPVSHSVRLFANMLAGHIALKVFAGFVAMLGFSLGALGWFGGVLPLALTVALYALELLVAFLQAYVFAILTCIYLNDAIHPGH, from the coding sequence ATGAAAATCGACCCGATCCACCAGTTCAATATCGAGCCCCTCTTCACGCTCGGCCACATCGGCAATCACACGATCGCCTTCACCAATTCGTCGCTCTACATGTTCATCGCGGTGCTGCTGATCGCGCTGCTGATGCTGGCGAGCGGCCGCGAGCTGGTTCCGGGACGGTTGCAGTCGGTTGCCGAAATCTCCTACGAGTTCGTCGCCACCACGATTCGCAGCACGGCCGGCTCGGAAGGCATGAAGTTCTTCCCGCTGATCTTCTCGCTGTTCATGTTCCTCTGCGTCTCGAACCTGGTCGGCGTCATCCCCTACACCTTCACGATCGCAAGCCACCTGATCGTGACCGCAGCTCTCGCGCTGCTGGTGTTCTTCACCGTCCTGATCTACGGCGTCTACAAGAACGGCCTGAAATTCTTCAGCATCTTCGTCCCCCACGGCGTTCCGATCTACATCCTGCCGCTGGTCATGTTCATCGAGATCCTGTCGTTCTTCCTGCGGCCGGTCTCGCACAGCGTTCGTCTGTTCGCCAACATGCTGGCCGGCCACATCGCGCTGAAGGTGTTCGCGGGCTTCGTCGCCATGCTCGGCTTCTCGCTCGGCGCGCTCGGCTGGTTCGGCGGCGTGCTGCCGCTCGCGCTCACCGTTGCGCTGTACGCGCTCGAGCTGCTGGTCGCGTTCCTGCAAGCCTACGTGTTCGCGATCCTGACCTGCATCTACCTCAACGACGCCATTCATCCGGGACACTAA
- a CDS encoding SGNH/GDSL hydrolase family protein, with translation MFAPFAAAPSRAQTQGDQHAALSSGARVETARSDASKPAAMATDVATSQQPGIASQALDKVKQVARSASDIFHRVPCQQPNGVANTTGSLPHVAAKLAAGRPVVIIAFGSSSTQGYGSSAPEFTYPSRLAGQLRRQYPSADITVLNRGKGGEDAPEMMKRLQTEVIDVHPDMVIWQVGTNAVLRNLDPAETEKQVEDGVARIQADGADVVLVDPQYSPRVTERPESARGMVKLLGRIAALRHVGIFPRFEVMRDWHEKQAIPINDFVIADGLHMNDWGYACFAQLLGDDIIRSVGAIKIGVNVPADVRTYRPM, from the coding sequence GTGTTTGCGCCGTTCGCGGCTGCGCCGTCGCGCGCGCAGACCCAGGGCGACCAGCATGCGGCGCTCTCATCGGGTGCCAGGGTTGAAACCGCACGGTCCGATGCCAGCAAGCCGGCTGCGATGGCAACCGACGTCGCCACTTCGCAACAGCCCGGCATCGCCTCGCAGGCGCTCGACAAGGTGAAGCAGGTCGCGCGCTCGGCGAGCGACATCTTCCATCGCGTCCCCTGTCAGCAGCCCAACGGCGTCGCCAACACCACCGGCTCGCTGCCGCATGTCGCGGCCAAGCTCGCTGCCGGCCGGCCCGTCGTCATCATCGCGTTCGGCTCGTCCTCGACCCAGGGCTATGGGTCGTCGGCGCCGGAATTCACCTATCCGAGCCGGCTCGCCGGCCAGTTGCGCCGGCAATATCCCTCTGCCGACATCACCGTGCTCAACCGCGGCAAGGGCGGCGAGGATGCGCCGGAGATGATGAAGCGGTTGCAGACCGAAGTGATCGACGTGCATCCCGACATGGTGATCTGGCAGGTCGGCACCAATGCGGTGCTGCGCAATCTCGATCCGGCCGAGACCGAGAAGCAGGTCGAGGACGGCGTGGCGCGCATCCAGGCCGACGGCGCCGACGTCGTGCTGGTCGATCCGCAATATTCGCCGCGCGTCACCGAGCGCCCCGAAAGCGCGCGCGGCATGGTGAAGCTGCTCGGCCGCATCGCCGCGCTGCGCCATGTCGGCATCTTCCCGCGCTTCGAGGTGATGCGCGACTGGCACGAGAAGCAGGCGATCCCGATCAACGATTTCGTCATCGCCGACGGCCTGCACATGAACGACTGGGGCTATGCGTGCTTCGCCCAGTTGCTCGGCGACGACATCATCCGCTCGGTCGGCGCGATCAAGATCGGCGTCAACGTGCCGGCGGACGTGCGCACCTACCGGCCGATGTGA
- the glpK gene encoding glycerol kinase GlpK: MSFVLAIDQGTTSSRAMVFRSDISIAAVAQQEFPQHFPASGWVEHEPEDIWTSTIMVCREALEKAGLKAKDIAAIGITNQRETTVVWDRATGQAVHRAIVWQDRRTADICARLKAEGHEPAISAKTGLIIDPYFSGTKVAWILDHVPGARERAERGELLFGTVDCYLLWRLTGGRVHATDATNASRTLLFNIHTGAWDDDLINLLRVPRSMLPEVKDSSARFGESTADLFGGPIAISGIAGDQQAATIGQACFEPGMMKSTYGTGCFALLNTGITPVASKNKLLTTIAYQLGGQRTYALEGSIFVAGSAVQWLRDGLGIIKHAAETGPLADKSDSMQSVYLVPAFVGMGAPYWNPRVRGALFGLTRNTGPAELAHATLESVCYQTFDLWAAMRTDWPEANAANTVLRVDGGMTASDWTMQRLADLLNAPVDRPMIQETTALGAAYLAGLEAGVYPEPAKFADNWRLEHRFRPAMSEATRDRKLAGWARAVKGVLASDEGE; this comes from the coding sequence ATGTCTTTCGTGCTGGCCATCGATCAGGGCACCACTTCGTCGCGCGCCATGGTGTTTCGCAGCGACATCTCCATCGCCGCGGTGGCGCAGCAGGAGTTTCCGCAGCATTTCCCGGCCTCCGGCTGGGTCGAGCACGAGCCGGAGGACATCTGGACCTCGACCATCATGGTGTGCCGCGAGGCGCTGGAGAAGGCCGGCCTGAAGGCCAAGGACATTGCCGCGATCGGCATCACCAACCAGCGCGAGACCACCGTGGTGTGGGACCGCGCCACCGGCCAGGCCGTGCACCGCGCGATCGTCTGGCAGGACCGCCGCACCGCCGACATCTGCGCCAGGTTGAAGGCCGAAGGCCATGAGCCCGCGATCTCGGCGAAGACCGGCCTGATCATCGATCCGTATTTCTCGGGCACCAAAGTCGCCTGGATCCTCGATCACGTGCCGGGCGCGCGCGAACGCGCCGAGCGCGGCGAGCTGTTGTTCGGCACCGTCGACTGCTATCTGCTGTGGCGGCTCACCGGCGGCCGCGTGCACGCCACCGACGCCACCAACGCCTCGCGCACGCTGCTGTTCAACATCCACACCGGTGCCTGGGACGACGATCTCATCAACCTCTTGCGCGTGCCGCGCTCGATGCTCCCAGAGGTGAAGGATTCCTCCGCCCGGTTCGGCGAGAGCACCGCTGATCTGTTCGGCGGCCCGATTGCGATCTCCGGGATCGCCGGCGACCAGCAGGCCGCGACCATCGGCCAGGCCTGCTTCGAGCCCGGCATGATGAAATCGACCTACGGCACCGGCTGCTTCGCGCTGCTCAACACCGGCATCACGCCGGTGGCCTCGAAGAACAAGCTGCTGACCACGATCGCCTATCAGCTCGGCGGCCAGCGCACCTACGCGCTGGAAGGCTCGATCTTCGTCGCCGGCTCCGCGGTGCAGTGGCTGCGCGACGGGCTCGGCATCATCAAGCACGCCGCCGAGACCGGACCTCTCGCCGACAAGTCCGACAGCATGCAGAGCGTCTATCTCGTGCCGGCCTTCGTCGGCATGGGCGCGCCTTACTGGAATCCGCGTGTGCGCGGCGCGCTGTTCGGGCTGACCCGCAACACCGGCCCGGCCGAGCTCGCGCATGCGACGCTGGAGAGCGTCTGCTACCAGACCTTCGATCTGTGGGCCGCGATGCGCACCGACTGGCCCGAGGCCAACGCTGCCAACACCGTGCTGCGCGTCGACGGCGGCATGACCGCCTCCGACTGGACCATGCAGCGGCTCGCCGACCTGCTCAACGCGCCGGTCGACCGCCCGATGATCCAGGAGACCACGGCATTGGGCGCCGCCTATCTCGCCGGCCTTGAGGCCGGCGTCTATCCGGAGCCCGCGAAGTTCGCCGACAATTGGCGGCTCGAGCACCGCTTCCGCCCGGCGATGAGCGAAGCGACGCGCGACCGCAAGCTCGCCGGCTGGGCCCGCGCGGTGAAGGGCGTGCTGGCGAGCGACGAAGGGGAGTGA
- a CDS encoding ATP F0F1 synthase subunit B (Produces ATP from ADP in the presence of a proton gradient across the membrane. Subunit B is part of the membrane proton channel.), which produces MFYEPETWVAIAFVVLLVVFGYLGVHRTLLTALDHRAERIKAELDDARRLKDEANKLLGEYKARRASAEREAQDIISSAKAEAERIAAEAKTKMEDFVARRTKTAESKIAQAEAQAVADVRAAAANAAVTAASTILSQSVKGPVADDLIGKGIAEVRSKLN; this is translated from the coding sequence ATGTTTTACGAACCGGAAACCTGGGTTGCGATCGCCTTCGTCGTTCTGCTGGTCGTGTTCGGCTATCTCGGCGTCCATCGCACCCTGCTGACGGCGCTCGATCATCGTGCCGAGCGCATCAAGGCCGAGCTGGATGACGCGCGCCGTCTGAAGGACGAGGCCAACAAGCTGCTCGGCGAGTACAAGGCACGCCGCGCCAGCGCGGAGCGCGAGGCCCAGGACATCATCTCCAGCGCCAAGGCCGAAGCCGAGCGGATCGCGGCCGAAGCCAAGACCAAGATGGAAGATTTTGTCGCGCGGCGGACCAAGACTGCCGAGAGCAAGATCGCCCAGGCCGAGGCCCAGGCCGTGGCCGATGTCCGCGCCGCCGCGGCCAACGCCGCGGTGACCGCCGCCTCGACCATCCTGTCGCAGTCGGTCAAGGGCCCGGTTGCCGACGACCTGATCGGCAAGGGCATCGCCGAAGTCCGCTCCAAGCTGAACTGA
- a CDS encoding F0F1 ATP synthase subunit C, whose product MEPAAAKLIGAGIACIGMGGAGVGVGIIFGNYLAAAVRNPSAAQGQFGNLIFGFAVTEALGIFSLLIALLLLFVPL is encoded by the coding sequence ATGGAACCGGCAGCAGCAAAACTTATCGGCGCGGGCATCGCGTGCATCGGCATGGGCGGTGCGGGCGTCGGCGTGGGCATCATCTTCGGCAACTACCTCGCCGCTGCGGTGCGTAACCCCTCGGCCGCTCAGGGCCAGTTCGGCAACCTGATCTTCGGCTTCGCCGTGACCGAAGCGCTCGGCATCTTCTCGCTGCTGATCGCGCTGCTCCTGCTGTTCGTTCCGCTCTGA
- the thrC gene encoding threonine synthase, with the protein MTRYISTRGEAPVLGFCDVMLTGLARDGGLYVPESWPQLSPETIAGFFGRPYWEVAVEIIRPFAAGEISDAELGRMANEAYATFRHPAVVPLDQVGPNQFTLELFHGPTLAFKDVAMQLISRLMDHVLAKRAQRTTIVVATSGDTGGAAVEAFANLDNVDLVVLFPNGRISEVQRRMMTTTGAANVHALAIEGTFDDCQALVKAMFNNHRFRDSVALSGVNSINWARIVAQVVYYFTSAVALGSPQRTVDFTVPTGNFGDIFAGYVAKRMGLPIRCLRIAANVNDILPRTLKTGIYEVREVHATASPSMDIQVSSNFERLLFEASGRDADQVRRLMASLNQSGRFVLPDATLAAVRRDFDAGRADETETAAAIRAAWREAGDLVDPHTAVALAVADRDTSDSRIPNIVLSTAHAAKFPDAVEAACGVRPQLPAWLGGLMSKSEHMTVMKNDSAEVERFVLSVSRAAKQGVA; encoded by the coding sequence TTGACGCGGTATATTTCGACCAGGGGCGAGGCCCCGGTGCTTGGCTTCTGCGACGTGATGCTGACCGGGCTTGCCCGCGACGGCGGGCTGTACGTGCCCGAGAGCTGGCCGCAGCTATCGCCGGAGACCATCGCCGGCTTTTTCGGCCGTCCCTATTGGGAGGTCGCGGTCGAGATCATCAGGCCGTTTGCCGCCGGCGAGATTTCCGACGCCGAGCTCGGCCGCATGGCCAACGAGGCCTACGCCACGTTCCGGCATCCCGCGGTGGTGCCGCTCGACCAGGTCGGGCCGAACCAGTTCACGCTCGAGCTGTTCCACGGCCCGACCCTGGCGTTCAAGGACGTCGCGATGCAGCTGATCTCGCGGCTGATGGATCACGTGCTCGCCAAGCGCGCGCAGCGCACCACCATCGTGGTCGCGACGTCAGGCGATACCGGCGGCGCCGCGGTCGAGGCCTTTGCCAATCTCGACAATGTCGATCTCGTGGTGCTGTTCCCGAACGGGCGCATCTCCGAGGTGCAGCGCCGCATGATGACGACGACGGGTGCTGCCAACGTCCACGCGCTCGCCATCGAGGGCACGTTCGACGACTGCCAGGCGCTGGTGAAGGCGATGTTCAACAACCATCGCTTCCGCGACAGCGTCGCGCTGTCCGGCGTCAACTCGATCAACTGGGCGCGCATCGTGGCGCAGGTGGTCTACTATTTCACCTCGGCGGTGGCGCTTGGATCGCCCCAGCGCACCGTCGACTTCACGGTGCCGACCGGCAATTTCGGCGACATCTTCGCCGGCTATGTCGCGAAGCGGATGGGGCTGCCGATCCGCTGCTTGCGCATCGCCGCCAACGTCAACGACATCCTGCCGCGCACGCTGAAGACCGGCATCTACGAGGTGCGCGAGGTGCACGCCACCGCCTCGCCGTCGATGGACATCCAGGTGTCCTCGAATTTCGAGCGGCTGTTGTTCGAGGCGAGCGGGCGTGATGCCGATCAGGTCCGCCGCCTGATGGCCTCGCTGAATCAGTCCGGCCGCTTCGTGCTGCCGGATGCGACGCTGGCCGCGGTGCGCCGCGATTTCGACGCCGGCCGCGCCGACGAGACCGAGACCGCGGCTGCGATCCGCGCCGCCTGGCGCGAGGCGGGCGATCTGGTCGATCCGCACACCGCGGTGGCGCTCGCGGTCGCCGACCGCGACACCTCGGACTCCAGGATCCCGAACATCGTGCTGTCGACCGCGCATGCGGCGAAATTCCCGGACGCGGTCGAAGCCGCCTGCGGGGTGCGGCCGCAATTGCCGGCCTGGCTCGGCGGCCTGATGAGCAAATCCGAACACATGACGGTCATGAAGAATGATTCAGCGGAGGTCGAGCGCTTCGTGCTGTCGGTCAGCCGGGCCGCCAAGCAGGGAGTGGCCTGA
- a CDS encoding lipolytic enzyme, translated as MKSAWTMLGLTLLVACLAAAPARAGDTADPPAPPCDVPAYLLASESSLPKVKDALKANQPLNVLVVGSRSSTIQGNEASAYPAKLQAALKEAFPAATIDLSVELQGKSTAEETAGTLVKLAEAKKPTLVIWQTGTVDAMRAVDPDDFRTAINDGVVALRGAGADVVLVNLQYSPRTETMISAPPYLDNIKVVAQQHDVPLFDRFSIMKQWSDAGYFDLFSTSHGVDLAKKVHACLGRALAKFVIDAAHLGPVQQN; from the coding sequence ATGAAGTCCGCATGGACGATGCTGGGCCTGACGCTGCTGGTCGCCTGTTTGGCGGCGGCGCCCGCGCGCGCCGGCGACACCGCCGATCCACCGGCGCCACCCTGCGACGTGCCCGCCTATCTGCTGGCGAGCGAGAGCTCGCTGCCCAAGGTCAAGGATGCGTTGAAGGCCAATCAGCCGCTCAACGTGCTCGTGGTCGGCAGCCGCTCCTCGACCATCCAGGGCAACGAGGCGAGTGCCTATCCGGCGAAGCTCCAGGCCGCGCTCAAGGAGGCGTTTCCGGCGGCCACGATCGATTTATCCGTAGAATTACAGGGAAAAAGCACCGCCGAGGAGACCGCGGGAACCCTTGTTAAGCTTGCCGAAGCAAAAAAGCCTACTTTGGTTATCTGGCAGACCGGAACGGTCGATGCTATGCGAGCAGTCGATCCGGACGATTTCCGTACCGCCATCAACGACGGCGTTGTTGCGTTACGGGGCGCTGGGGCCGACGTGGTGCTGGTCAATCTGCAATACAGCCCGCGTACGGAGACGATGATCTCTGCGCCGCCCTATCTCGACAATATCAAGGTGGTGGCGCAGCAGCACGACGTTCCGCTGTTCGACCGGTTTTCGATCATGAAGCAGTGGAGCGACGCCGGATATTTTGACCTGTTCAGCACCTCGCATGGTGTCGACCTGGCCAAGAAGGTTCACGCCTGTCTCGGCCGCGCACTGGCGAAATTCGTGATCGATGCGGCCCATCTGGGTCCGGTGCAGCAGAATTAG
- a CDS encoding pitrilysin family protein, whose protein sequence is MAVEITKLPSGLTVVTDTMPHLETAALGVWAGVGGRDEKPNEHGISHLLEHMAFKGTTRRSSREIVEEIEAVGGDLNAGTSTETTAYYARVMKADVPLALDVLSDILANPSFVPDELEREKSVIVQEIGAAQDTPDDVVFEHLNELCYPDQPMGRSLLGTAKTLKTFNRDMLRGYLSTHYRAPDMVVAAAGAVDHKRVVEDVAQKFASFDATPAPKPVPAMFGKGGSKVVHRDLEQAHLTLALEGVPQTDLSLFSLQVFTNTLGGGMSSRLFQEVREKRGLCYSIYTFHAPYSDTGFFGLYTGTDPADAPEMMEVIVDVINDAVETLTEAEVARAKAQMKAGLLMALESCSSRAEQLARHVLAYGRPQTVEELVARIDAVSVESSRNAARALLSRSRPAVVALGSGRGLDTAVSFAEGLTKSKARTLLH, encoded by the coding sequence ATGGCCGTTGAAATCACCAAGCTGCCGAGCGGACTGACCGTCGTCACCGACACCATGCCGCATCTGGAAACCGCGGCGCTCGGGGTCTGGGCCGGGGTCGGCGGGCGCGACGAGAAACCGAACGAGCACGGCATCTCGCATCTCCTGGAGCACATGGCCTTCAAGGGCACCACGCGGCGGTCCTCGCGCGAGATCGTCGAGGAGATCGAGGCGGTCGGCGGCGATCTCAATGCCGGGACCTCGACCGAGACCACCGCCTATTATGCGCGGGTGATGAAGGCCGACGTGCCGCTGGCGCTCGACGTGCTCTCCGACATCCTCGCCAATCCGTCCTTCGTGCCGGACGAGCTGGAGCGCGAGAAGAGCGTCATCGTGCAGGAGATCGGCGCCGCGCAGGACACGCCCGACGACGTCGTGTTCGAGCATCTCAACGAGCTCTGCTATCCGGACCAGCCGATGGGCCGCTCGCTGCTCGGCACCGCCAAGACGCTGAAGACCTTCAACCGCGACATGCTGCGCGGCTACCTCTCGACGCATTACCGCGCGCCCGACATGGTGGTTGCCGCCGCCGGCGCGGTCGATCACAAGCGCGTCGTCGAGGACGTCGCGCAGAAGTTTGCGAGCTTCGACGCCACGCCGGCGCCGAAGCCGGTGCCTGCGATGTTCGGCAAGGGCGGCTCGAAGGTGGTGCATCGCGATCTCGAGCAGGCGCATCTGACGCTGGCGCTCGAAGGCGTGCCGCAGACCGACCTGTCGCTGTTCTCGCTACAGGTCTTCACCAACACGCTCGGCGGCGGGATGTCGTCGCGGCTGTTCCAGGAGGTCCGCGAGAAGCGCGGGCTGTGCTACTCGATCTACACTTTCCATGCGCCCTATAGCGATACCGGCTTTTTCGGCCTCTACACCGGCACCGATCCCGCCGATGCGCCGGAAATGATGGAGGTGATCGTCGACGTCATCAATGACGCCGTCGAAACCTTGACCGAGGCCGAGGTCGCGCGCGCCAAGGCGCAGATGAAGGCCGGGCTGTTGATGGCGCTGGAAAGCTGCTCATCCAGGGCCGAACAGCTGGCACGCCATGTGCTAGCCTATGGCCGGCCGCAGACGGTGGAAGAACTGGTGGCGCGGATCGATGCGGTCAGCGTCGAATCCAGCCGCAACGCCGCCCGCGCGCTGCTGTCGCGCAGCCGGCCCGCCGTCGTCGCCCTTGGCAGCGGCAGGGGTCTGGACACGGCGGTATCTTTTGCGGAAGGATTGACGAAGTCGAAGGCAAGGACGCTGCTGCACTAG
- a CDS encoding N-acetyltransferase, whose protein sequence is MLLPDGYSDIPHGKVAAVVTYLEMTARPPLRDESPGAWRLRKVEPPALDWYRELYRRVGEEWLWFSRTGLDDADLASRIHGPGIELYGLVVDGHDEGLLELDFSVPGNCELLYFGVTAKLIGTGAARFLMNRALEIAWSRDVSRVWVHTCTLDHPSAVAFYQRSGFRAFRRQIEVADDPRLNGMAPRDAARHVPVIE, encoded by the coding sequence ATGCTGCTGCCCGACGGATATTCCGACATTCCCCACGGCAAGGTCGCCGCCGTCGTCACCTATCTGGAAATGACCGCGCGCCCGCCGTTGCGCGATGAGTCGCCGGGCGCGTGGCGCCTGCGCAAGGTCGAGCCGCCCGCGCTCGACTGGTATCGCGAGCTCTACCGCCGCGTCGGGGAGGAGTGGCTGTGGTTCAGCCGCACCGGGCTCGATGACGCCGATCTTGCGTCAAGAATCCACGGGCCCGGCATCGAGCTTTACGGGCTGGTCGTCGATGGCCATGACGAAGGCCTGCTCGAGCTCGATTTCAGCGTGCCCGGCAATTGCGAGCTGCTTTATTTCGGCGTCACCGCAAAATTGATCGGCACCGGCGCGGCGCGCTTCCTGATGAACCGCGCGCTCGAGATCGCCTGGTCGCGCGACGTCAGCCGCGTCTGGGTGCACACATGCACCTTGGACCATCCTTCCGCGGTCGCGTTCTACCAGCGCTCGGGCTTTCGCGCGTTCCGCCGGCAGATCGAAGTCGCCGACGATCCGAGGCTCAACGGCATGGCGCCGCGCGATGCGGCGAGGCATGTGCCGGTGATTGAATAG
- a CDS encoding F0F1 ATP synthase subunit B: MAESHGEAKGQQAGAHTEADGGHHGGAFPPFDSSNFASQLVSLAIAFVALYLIVSRIALPRVGGTIDARQNKIEGDLAEAQKLKDESDAALKAYETELANARANAQAIGNETREKLNAASEAERKTLEEKLAVKLADAEKQIATTRTNAMSNVRGIAADAAGAIVQQLAGVTPDANAVNSAVDASLKG, from the coding sequence ATGGCTGAGAGTCATGGCGAGGCAAAAGGCCAGCAGGCCGGCGCCCACACCGAGGCCGATGGTGGACATCACGGCGGAGCCTTTCCGCCGTTCGATTCCTCCAATTTCGCCTCGCAGCTGGTGTCGCTGGCGATCGCATTTGTCGCGCTCTACCTGATCGTGTCGCGTATCGCACTGCCGCGCGTCGGCGGGACGATCGACGCACGTCAGAACAAGATCGAGGGCGATCTGGCCGAGGCGCAGAAGCTGAAGGACGAGTCCGACGCGGCGCTGAAGGCCTATGAAACCGAACTCGCCAACGCACGCGCCAACGCGCAGGCGATCGGCAACGAGACCCGCGAGAAGCTGAACGCGGCCTCGGAAGCCGAGCGCAAGACGCTGGAAGAGAAACTGGCGGTGAAGCTCGCCGACGCCGAGAAGCAGATCGCAACGACCCGGACCAACGCCATGAGCAACGTCCGCGGCATCGCGGCGGATGCGGCCGGCGCCATCGTCCAGCAACTCGCCGGCGTCACGCCGGACGCGAATGCGGTCAACAGCGCCGTCGACGCGTCGCTGAAGGGATAG
- a CDS encoding GNAT family N-acetyltransferase, which yields MALFRLPSGGPAALMPRGHGLLLRAPQMSDFPQWAQLREFSRAYLTPWEPIWPSDDLTRAGFRRRLRRYTEDIAADRSYPFIIFRESDGVMLGGITLANVRRGIVQAGTIGYWVGLPHAHRGYMTTALRVLLPSLFGELNLHRIEAACIPSNAPSIRVLEKCGFTREGLARRYLCINGIWQDHLLFGLLHEDFGG from the coding sequence ATGGCCCTGTTTCGTTTGCCGTCCGGTGGACCGGCTGCACTGATGCCGCGCGGTCACGGGCTGTTGCTGCGGGCGCCGCAAATGTCGGATTTCCCGCAATGGGCGCAACTGCGCGAATTCAGCCGCGCCTATCTCACGCCATGGGAGCCGATCTGGCCCTCCGACGACCTCACCCGCGCAGGCTTCCGCCGCAGGCTGCGCCGCTACACCGAGGATATCGCCGCCGACCGCTCCTATCCGTTCATCATCTTCCGCGAATCGGACGGGGTGATGCTCGGCGGCATCACGCTCGCCAATGTCCGCCGCGGCATCGTGCAGGCCGGCACGATCGGCTATTGGGTGGGCCTGCCGCACGCGCATCGCGGCTACATGACGACGGCGCTGCGGGTGCTGCTGCCGTCGCTGTTCGGCGAGCTCAATCTGCATCGCATCGAGGCGGCCTGCATTCCCTCCAATGCGCCGTCGATCCGCGTGCTGGAGAAGTGCGGCTTCACCCGCGAGGGACTGGCACGGCGCTACCTCTGCATCAACGGGATCTGGCAGGACCATCTGCTGTTCGGCCTGCTGCACGAGGATTTTGGCGGCTGA
- a CDS encoding glutathione S-transferase family protein, protein MFLIGQYDSPFVRRTAIALRLYGLRFEHRPWSTFGDAEKVATFNPVQRVPTLVLDDGEALIESGAILDYLDELVGPDKAMIARSGIERRRHLRIMALATGLADKAVSLVYERVLRKEQLKLWVERCEGQIARVLAALEQERTAVETPYWLGDRIGHADIAVACALRFTGEAHPHLFDARYPALRAHAARCEALPPFQEIVQPLAPPKG, encoded by the coding sequence ATGTTCCTGATCGGCCAGTACGACTCGCCCTTTGTCCGCCGCACCGCGATCGCGCTGCGGCTCTATGGCTTGCGCTTCGAGCACAGGCCATGGTCGACCTTCGGCGATGCGGAGAAGGTTGCGACGTTCAATCCGGTGCAGCGGGTGCCGACGCTGGTGCTCGACGACGGCGAGGCGCTGATCGAGAGCGGGGCGATCCTGGATTATCTCGACGAACTGGTCGGGCCGGACAAGGCGATGATTGCGCGTTCCGGCATCGAGCGGCGCCGGCATCTGCGCATCATGGCACTGGCGACCGGGCTCGCCGACAAGGCGGTCAGCCTGGTCTACGAGCGGGTGCTGCGCAAGGAGCAGCTCAAGCTGTGGGTCGAGCGCTGCGAGGGGCAGATTGCCCGCGTGCTCGCGGCGCTGGAGCAGGAGCGGACGGCGGTCGAGACGCCCTATTGGTTGGGCGATCGCATCGGTCACGCCGACATCGCGGTGGCCTGCGCCTTGCGGTTCACCGGCGAAGCACATCCGCATCTGTTCGACGCGCGCTATCCGGCGCTGCGGGCGCATGCGGCGCGCTGCGAGGCACTGCCGCCGTTCCAGGAGATCGTGCAGCCGCTGGCGCCGCCGAAAGGGTAG